The following are encoded in a window of Panthera leo isolate Ple1 chromosome B2, P.leo_Ple1_pat1.1, whole genome shotgun sequence genomic DNA:
- the LOC122219146 gene encoding transmembrane protein 230-like, translating to MLPTRTNVAAGIPSSKVKYSKLSSTDTGHINRQKETSPTEASFKSKRCPVRSHLVKFKKNSTRIPYKAIACATAQFLIGAFLVVTGCLLLAGYISKVGANRAVAVLIVGILVFLPGFYHLLIAYRAHRGCQGCSYSDLPDCDD from the coding sequence ATGCTTCCCACTCGCACCAACGTGGCTGCTGGGATCCCCAGCAGCAAAGTGAAATACTCAAAGCTCTCCAGCACTGACACTGGGCACATTAACCGTCAGAAGGAAACTTCGCCTACCGAAGCTAGCTTTAAATCCAAAAGATGTCCAGTGAGATCTCACTTAGTAAAGTTTAAGAAAAACTCTACGAGGATTCCTTATAAGGCCATTGCCTGTGCCACCGCGCAGTTTTTGATTGGCGCCTTTCTCGTTGTCACGGGTTGCCTCCTCCTGGCAGGCTACATCAGCAAAGTGGGCGCCAACCGGGCTGTTGCCGTTCTGATTGTTGGCATCCTGGTGTTCCTGCCTGGGTTTTACCACTTGCTCATCGCTTACAGAGCGCACCGAGGCTGCCAGGGCTGCTCCTACAGTGACCTTCCGGACTGTGATGACTAG